The genomic DNA TGGAGGCCCAGTTTGTTCGAGTGAACTCGTTTTTAATCGTTCtgtaaacttttaaataaataataattaaaaaaaagacttaTAAAAGGCAAACGGTAAACTTTAGTTTTACAAATAGGAAAACGGCACGGCGCACGTTATAAATAGCGGCTCCAgcacaaaataatgtaaaacgTTATAACGGCCGAAATTAggctatttatttatttttgagcCGCTTCCATTAGATACCcgagaattgaaaaaaaaaaaaaaaaattagagcaTCGACCAAGTGTTTGATGAAATACCTGAGAAGAGTCTTCAAGAGCTAGTTAAATTTTAGCAAAATGGGAAGTGAAGAAAGCAACTTGAAATCCGAATGGAAAGACAAagtttttcagatattcaaaGAATTTATGACGAGGTAATAAAACTTGTGGTATATGTATTCAACGTTGGGAGTTTCAATCACATGATTCATTGACTGTTTTTTAATATAGGTATGCAAAGCTTGAGGAAATGGGTGCTTCGGGAAGCAAGTTACTTACTGCGTATCAGCAAGGACTTGGTGCGTGCTTTAATCGTGCGTTAATACTTGTTCGAATGTTACACCTTAGAACCGAAGttcactctttttctttttctttatatatatatatatatatatatatatatatatatatatatatatatatatatatatatatatatatatatatatatatatatatatatatatatttcctgTAGAATTTCTTCGACGGCCTCCTATTGATAAAACATCTAAGCTGATTGAGAATATTGTTAAAGCTAGTGAAACCCAGAGAGTTAAATCATATTTTGAAGCTGGCTGTATCAACGTTCATGACAGTCTGCAAAGTATGAGCAAGTGTAAGCCCAATTCTGTTTGAACCTTTCTGATTTTTGGGTGAGGTTTCATATTTGGAATGCTATACGTTTGTGAGACTTTACAAGTCTGGTGTTCTATCTACAGTGTGCTATATCATGTTACgagaaaaaaataagtattgGCCGGGTAATGATACAAACCCAGTAACATAGCGGAACTGCAGCAGCAAAATTCACTTTCGTATGGTTTTAAGTATTTTGACAGTATAACGATTGTGGTGATCTGTAACTTATTTAAATCTTGTGCTTTTAAATGTAAACACAGAAGTGCGTACTAGCCTGCTTGGACTTAATGATCATATTATTAGaggtaacatttttttttcaaatttatcacatttcttctcattattgCCACGGTTTATTTGAATTTACAATGCCTGTACAATAGTATCTgattttttttgtgaatttgtGTTTCTTGAGTGCCATAAATGGTATTCATTTATAATTGGCATTGAATACTCTGCCTTCCATCACCTCTTAATTATTGATGTGTCCCAACTAAGGACAGCTGGTACTTTGTTTTGTGTAAGTCGGAACTTGTTTTACAGTTTTTTGTCTTTTGACAATGTGCAAGTAACCATTACTATTTGAAATGTGTGTAAGAAGAATTGAACTATGAGTGAAACTCAGTTCTATGTAACCACATGCTTAATTTAGAAGTGAGATTGTGGTTTGTTTATTGATGTTTATTCTTGTTTACAACTTTCCAGAGCTAAGGCTTAAAGATATAGTTTAATATGCtcttaattattgaatttgcaGCCAAAGGCATACTCAATGAACTTGAAAGTCTACTGGAAGATGTAGCTGGTGCAATTCAAACTGCAAATGAATGTTTAGCTCCTTTCTGGGATAAAGATGGGGGCAGTGGATTGGATCTGCAAGACACTACGGATAAGGTTGGGTTTAATGTTGTTGTAACCTTTCAGTTTAGAATGTCTACATaaattctcttttcctttttatgtttGCTCTCTTGTTTTTCAGTAATGAATACAATATTGTGTGATTTGCATTGGTTTCTTTGTTGCTCTTTTGCATGTAATGTCTTCTTATAATCTGTTCTAGTTATTCAGCCCAGATTACACACATATGCCATATACTCATTCATGCTCTGCCCAGTTAGCCTGCTGCTTTGGCACCACCAGAGCATCTTTTTCCCTCAAGAATAATATGGGTTTAAGCGTAGATTGACATAATTCTCCTCCTGATGTATCAAAATTGCAAATAGATATGTCAAGATTTATACCACATTTCACAAAATTGCCTTTCAACtatgagttttaaaatttatcgaaTTGTATggagttaaataaatttttgctGTAGGTTTGACTGATTTCTTAAGCTAATGTTTAATTATCTTTTACTATTTCTGTGCTGGGAATTTCCATTACAATGTAAAATGAATGCCTAGTAAATTTGTAAAACCAGCTTCTGATGGTATACCTTGATCTTAATTTTATGTCATCAAGATTATTTCATTGCCACTGAAACCTCTTTGTCCTTAGTAGATAAGTACGTCATGTCATCGTCAAGGACCTGAAATGACAGACTTTGCTGCTTTGATGGGAATCATTTACGGTATGGTGAAGCAGGATTGTGTCATGCAGGTAATAAACTTCTGATACAGTTTCTTTTCACATTTGTTTGTGGAGCAATGCACCTGCAAGCCCAGCCTCATGGTGCTGAACCTTTTGACCTTTTTTGTAATTCAATAGTTGACAATTTCACCACTCTGTTGCAGGAAAGAATTATTACTAATCTAAATCTCAAGTCACTGTCAGGGGAGTTAGAGAGCTACCGCCTAATGTGGTCTTTGCGCCCTTATATAAATGATGAAATCGTGCATCAAGCTTGGAGACTTATTCCTTGAGAATCACATATGGTCTTGTGCAGTTTCAAGTAACCTTAGTGGGTTTCTTGAGTGAAAAACTTGTTTGGTAAAAGCTTTTCACTGTTATTTTAATGCATCTTTCAACAGAGTCATTTCCTTCATCCTTATCATGACCTCGTTAATTATTATATTGGTTTGCATTTTTGAAAATGCTATATTTGTTTATGCTTTTGTGTTGCATATATTATGTAGGAATTCTTGAACCCaagagttaaaaataataagttcCTCATTACCCATAATAGAATATTCACAAAAAATAAGGAAACAAATCATATTTGTCAAGAAGTGCGAAATCCTATGAATATGATCCTCATCTTGTATCTTGATCAATTGGATTGTTTCTTTGTGGAGCCCTATACAAAGCTTTTGTAGATGTCTTTTCTGGTGTCTTTATCATTATCATTTCATCCAGGAAGAATAGTTCCTCTAATTCTATGAATTATTTTAGAATACACTTTTCTTGGATATCATTCAAGAAAGTTACCCTTTGCATCTGTTCCATGGATTTATTGTCAAGTTGATTAACCATCAGGAATTATTCATCCCACTCAAAACTGGGAGAGCCTTGGCTTTGAATATTCTATTGAAGTTCTTTGGAAGATTTTATGCGGAAGGCACAAGGCTGGAGAGCATGTTTGTAAACATTTTCTTGTAGTTTATTAGTACATCACATCAATATCAAATCCTTCATAGGGGTCTCAACAAGTGAGCCATAATGCTTGCAGCACATTTCTTGTGTCTACTTCCATTTTTCTCTTTACTATCATATTCTTTGATGATTTAATGTTGCGAATATGTCCCCAGAATCTTAAAATGGGGCAGAATCTTTGGCCCTTCACAGGTAACACTCATTTTAACCTAAGGCAGCTATGTATTTATTGTTATGTTTCTGCGAGTAAATTATGTTTTCGTAAAATCACACATCTTAAAACCCTAACCTAGGGGGTATCTGACTGGAGGGGTGTTACACAAACACATACGGAGCTCAAGTATCTTGAAACCCTAACCTAGATACATGAATATTTGACAATTTAACCACATGTTtactaacaataaattatttacatttaAAACCCCACCAGCCCACATGTCAATCATCTATCGGCccacttattaaatattttgttacttgacaaatttttttgaGTCTACGTAAATTGGATCGGGTCAAATATAGACTCGGTCTGAAACATGAGAATAAAGCCTGATTTGACCCCATAGCTTATTAGGTTTGACCCATTGGCCTTCTAGATCAGGTTATGGGTCTTAGGTTTTAGGCCCATGGGTTACTTTTGtctgttattatttataatttttttttaaattataatataattaattaattaataattatgatataaaaaattataaatatttataagaaataaaaattttaaatttaaaagaatgagtttgagtttggttggAATATGTTGCTAttagatgttgttttatttatagtgagtgaataaaaaagaaagattttattcttttaaatgtgaatttttttaCAAAGTGTAAAAGTGTAAGTGTCAAAGTTTTACATATCAAATAATACAatcacttatttttttcatgcactataaaaagataaaacaaaatagaaGATTTAATCAAACTTATGTTTTAGATCTCAGATTGATGAGATTGATCATAAAAACTCAACTCactcattataaataagtttgtagccaaaggactatttcccacccaaggtatgctgattTCCTAAAGTTttctcgttaactttgaaaatttcatttatccacccatgggtaattaaatctgttaattttaggggtaaaatcatcattttatatttaacattaaaaataaacttaaatatgattttattttccctcataaaagtttaaaaactaacttttcttctctaaatcaagtttgaaaaaatcacatttttcctcTAGGGTGTTGTTTCAAAATCCGGTTACCTTCTCTAGCACCATCGTCGGccctctctccctcccgacagTTTTCCTTCCTTGACGGCCTACCTCACCTCCACCCCAATCCTTCTAGCGTCTAAAaacgtcatctgggaagaggaatcgtcttcccagacgacgaagacgagattgtctgggaagacgattcctCTTCCCAGAGGACGTTTTTGGACTCCAGAGGGATTGGGGTAGAGGTGAGGCAGGCCGTCGGAGGAAgggaaaccgtcgggagggaaAGACGGGCGACGATGGTGTCAGAGAAGGTGACcgaattttgaaactaaaccctagaagggaaatatgatttttttaaacttggcttgaagaagaaaatgttagtttttaaacttttaggggggaaaatgagatagaTTTTTTAGGAGTTaggatttattaattttaaccagttatgagtgggtaaatgaaattttcaaagttaatggagaGAACTTTAGAAAATCAAcgtaccttgggtgggaaatagtcctttggcctaagtttgttttcattttaatcgcaatttaattttctaacatattttttatttaaagaaaacataattaaaaaaatttattaaagttagAGCTTAGGCCTTACAATTTTTGTATAGAGTCAGATCTTAGGCTTTAAAGTTTTTATGAGCCGACACGGTTTAAAGGCACATTACTGTGTGACTTTAAGGCCTAACCCGGTCTAACACATGGCCACAATAGGCTGAGCCAGAGCCTACCCAGCCTATCCCTGCCTCTAGCAATAATACAAATTCTTACCAGCCACATGGTGACATGTCATTGGACTACttattaaacatttaaaaaatcacTTAGCATTGGGCTGtggttttacaattttttcattttagccAATTTTCTTCTGTTAACAttgaatgactattttacccttacacGCGTCCTCATTTcattagttatatttttaaatattatcaatagcATTATATTGATAACAGAAGAAAATTggctaaaatgaaaaaattgtaaaaccaCAGCCCAATGCtaagtgattttttaaaagtttaataagtAGTCCAATGACATGTCACCATGTGGCTGGTAAGAATTTGTATTATTGCTAgaggtgtatatatatatatatatatatatatatatatatatatatatataagtacaCATTTGATTATGtcatatgtgattaaatgatttttaattaagaataggtcaaaggactatttctcacccaaagtgTGCGTATTTCCCAAGTTTcctctattaactttgaaaatctcatttactcatcCGTGGACAATTAAAACTAACggtttcaaagataaaatcgtcattttgtctgtattataaaaaataaacttaaatttgttttaattttccccctaaaaactaacaatttctctcaacccaagttttaaaaaatagcattttccaccctagggtttcaattttttagatttaatttttcgacgtcgtttcttcctctttgaTGACCTCCAAGTGACGCCTCTTCTTCTCCGATGCGATCTCCTTCCCATGGCTCTCTTGGGAGTGGTTGTCgacgaagacgagtcgtctccgtctagacgaagacgagtcgtctccgtctagacgaagacgagtcgtctcTGTCTAGACGAAGACGACTTGTCTTCATCTCGATGGAGATGACTCGTCTTCGTTGACGATCACTCTCAAGAGAGCCGTCGAAAGAAGACTGTGCCAGAGAGGAAAAGGCGTCACCTGGAGACAAAGAGTCTTCATGGACTAGTACTCCCAAGAGAGCTGTCAGAAGAAGACTGTGTTAGAGAGGTAGAGGTGTTGCCTAGAGGTggtcggagaggaagaaacgacgctgaaaaattgaatctgaaaattagaaaccctaggggggaaaatgttgttttttaaaacttgggttggggtgaaattattagtttttagggtttaagggggaaaatgatataactaatgaactcagttaattttaacaacccatgagtaggtaaataagattttcaaaattaatagggGGAAACTTGCGAAATGCgcatactttggatgggaaatagtcctttggccttaaagaATATGTAAAGGATTTATTCCCTCGCTAAGCTTGTTGCATTCACAAATTAATACCTTTTAAGTATTGAAAACTCAAGCAATCACTTATAAGCGGttaaaattaggccaaacgattatttcccacccaaggtatgctgtaatgataagtttccaccctttaactatagaaataccaaatacccatctatggccggttaaatttaacaaaactctaacggtggtaaatttaatctcatttcccccctaaaagtttaaaaactaacattttttccctaagctaagtttgaaaagatcgcattgcccccctagggtttatttccaaaccctttcactttctccggagCCATCACCGACCGTCTTCctctcccgacggtttctcttccaccgacggcccccctcaactctaccccaacccatccggcaCAGAGAtacgtcatctgggaagagaaatcttcttcctagacgacgaagacaagatcgatctcgtcttcatcgtctgggaaaacgatcgtcttcccagatgaagacgactcatcttcccagaagacgacgagtcgtctcgtcttcgtctgagaagacgatcatcttcccaaacgacgacgattgggaagacgaagaacttcgtctcgTTTTCCATCGCTTTTTCGACGCCGATCGGGCGctcaaatgggaggaaagagatcaccggaaggagaggatgcttcgggaggaaGAGGTCGTCGACAATAGAGCCgaagatgtcgtcggagatttcaaaacgaaaccctagggtgaaactgcgattttttaaaacttaggcggggggaaaattttagtttttaaagtttaggggggcaaaagtagattctattttagtttatttttaatattatagagaaaatgacgattttacccttaccaccgttagagttttgttaaatttaactagtcatgggtgggtgtttgttgtttccatagttaaagggtgaaaacttgtcattacaacataccttaaatgggaaatagtcgtttggccttaaaattaacataattagttAAATTTCAGAAGTAAAAACAAATTCTCTCTCCCTCACCTTTTCTTCCCAAAATATGACGCTTATGTTTGGTGATGAAGATGACGTCTTCGTCTCTAGCTGGCGTCgtaaaaatggaagaaaagggGAGGGAGAGAGGCATTGGTCGATGACGACATCGGGAAAGAccaaggaaaaaagaaaaaaaccttagagggaaaatgcaacattttaaagtttaatcaaaggaaaaaattattagttttttaaatttaaaaaagaattgataatattaattgattctgttaattttaacctcCTATAgtaggtgtttgaatttttaatatttaatgtatattaatttgGGAATGCAACCAACTTTGGGCGGGTTCCTTCCTCTTTGGCTTTTTGCAACAAACTCAGTGGTTTCTGCTACTTCCTAGAGCTTTCTACTGCTTCCTGGAGCTTTCTTCTGCTAGGTTCCATCCTCTTTGGCTACATTTTCCTATCAAGTAGTTGCTTTTAGATGATGCTTCGGATGCTTTCTGGTCTGCTACTTCTGTCTGCTTCAGCCAAAGTGTGCTTTCGTGACCTTTTCTTAAGCTGGTGCAGCAATTTGAAGTCAGTTTTCTTTGCCTCTCCTTGTCTACACTTGAGGATTTTTAGAGAAGCTTTGTCTTGCTACTGCTTGTCTCTGGTCCATTTGCCCTCTTCCTGTTGCTGCTCTCCTTGGTTCCTTGCCAAGTTTTCTGTTGGTTTGTTTCTagattttccagattttcttgGGTGCCTCATCTTCTTCCAGTCGCCTAGGCCCAGTTGCCTTCTGCTGGTCTCTTGGTGGCTGCTTGGGATTTTGGCCTTTTGCCGGGTTTTGATGGTTGTTATTTCTTGTGTTTTCTTTTGTGGTGTGGTTTGGATTGTTGTGTTGTTTTCTTGTTGGTTGTTTTATGGTTCATCAAATTTGTTCAGGGCTGTCTAGTGTTGGTTCTCTGCTAGCCTTTCTCAAGTTTGGTTGAGCTTTGGTTATTCCGATTTCTCTTTTGAGGGTCTTcttgtttttttgttaatacatgtttacttatcaaaaaaaaaaaaaactttaactgtaaagataaagtaattcataatcacataattacaaatgatatgtactcaaaagtagacacatataacattgttcattCTATATTTCTATTAAATGGAATTCactaattaacaaataaataattggtCTCTCAAACCCCCATCAATGAATCCCACATTGATGGCAAAGCACGGAGTGTGCATCTCATATTGTTTGAGgggttaaatagtttgtgagttTATTATATTGTTAACATACATTTTGACttataaaatctaaaagcaaaaccaagtgaataatatattaataataaaccaGCTATTAGACCAAAAATGTTATACTAAACATTGGActgaaaatagtcttttggctaattatatatacatattattttacacAACTTATCACGTAAAGACTatgcctaattttttttttcaaatcaaagaCTTCTATTAGTTACATTATTTACTGAAatgattcaatttttcaaatataagaaCAAAACAATGCATATGCACTTCATCGAGAATTATCAAAAACTAGCATGGCAAAGTTTGGTTATAAATTTAATGCATTGTCATTTTACCAACAAGAATTTTTTGCTCTTTTGCTAACTTCTTTGGCAGCTTAGGAGATAGCAACAATTGAGAACTCACTCTATTTCCATTATTCTTCAagagaccttttttttttttgttaaatcgGAGAACCTTAATTGGATGAATGAACACTGAGACATAATAACCAAACCCACATccaatttatttgataaatcaaatcTTTACAAAGAtgacaaaaactcaaactcaaaactCTCTAAAAATTCTAgtattttaccaattttattatCCCGAATCCTCTTTAAACACATTTTCTTGTTCTATCAACTTATTTCCAATACATTCTTCTGTTTTCagcttctttcttttatatgtaGTGAAACTATTATGATTGATGAGGCAAATGTGGACAAGCTCGGGAAACAAAAGagcaattaaaaatatattaactgGCATTGAACTACATGGGTtactaaatatattatcaagtaACAATTTTACATATCAATTGACCATAGAGAAGAAGACTGGACATAATTTATAACCAAACCGAAGcctcttttattttcattcacattAAACCCACCCCCACCACCCATGTACTTTCTCCTATTTCTTCTCTAACTTCAATTAGAAATTTGGGCCAGCTGCTAAGATCTCCTCAGTCAGCTTCCCATCCTTGCCAATCTTGTAGTTGGTAAAAGTTTCAAAGTTTATCTTAAATAGGCCACCCAGCTTCAGCAATGTATCCTTGTAAGCCTTCTTATCCGCCCACTGCAGCACAAATAACAATGAAATTAGGTGATTCAAAATAGCACATTTTAAATTAGTCACAATGTATGGATGTGTTCAAGAAAAAGACAACTAACAGTGTTAATTGGATCCAGGATTTCTGAAGGCACTCCCTCAATCTCAGTGGGGATCTCAAGCCCAAACACCTCTGTTTTCTTGTAATTTGCCTTCAACAGTATACCAGAGTGAATGGCATCGATGATTTTACGTGTATACGGCAACTTGATGCGCCTTCCAGAACCGTAACTGCAAGAACAGGAAGATTTTAGTTCATTCTTTTACCAGAGTTTGACAAAGGATTATTTAAGTTCAATATAGGTATCCAAATCTACAATATATACCTTCCACCTGACCAGCCAGTGTTAACGAGCCACCCTGTTGCACCATGCTTCTGCATCTTCTCAGCCAACATCGCTGCATATTTGGTGGGGTGCAACATTATGAATGCAGCACCAAAGCAAGCTGAGAATGTTGCTGTTGGCTCCTTTATACCATCCTCTGTACCGGCAACCTGAAATTACAATCAAGTTGAGTCAATGGAGCAGCAGAAACATAGCTAAATAACCACCATAGTCACATGTCTGGATTTTAATAACAGTTATAATTCAATAAGATGGTGTAATACCAGAGCAGTATAGCCGCTGATGAAATGGTACATAGTCTGTGCCAGGCTCAGCTTGCTCACTGGTGGGAGCACACCAAATGCATCGCAGGCCAATAGGATAACATTCTTAGGGTGTGGACCAACACATGGGATCTTTGCATTGGGTATATACTCAATCGGATAGGCTGCCCGAGTGTTCTCTgcaaataagaagaaaaaagcaCACAACATAAGAACTTCTCTGGTATAAACAAATATTGCATgtatatcaaatcaaaacatctttttttgcagaataattttaacataattgaATCCAGagaaatcaaaattcaaattctgcTAGCTCCTTTAACTTGTAAAATTTTGCTCTATTCAAATTCGGTTGCAGACCTTTTTTTTCCTGAATCCTTAGGATGAAGCATTAAAAAAGCCAACATACCTAAGCGTTTTACTTAAATTGCCCACTCGGCAAAGCAAATTAGTTGATTTCATATTATCACTGTCATATTAATCACACACTATATAGGTATCCCATAGGATGCAATCGATTTAAtctatgataaaatttattaaatgatgtGGCAGCAAACTAAAGCACCATTTATGGGTAAGATCAACTGCAATTAAATATAACTTAGGTAATacataaattactaaaaattgattatttaccTGTAACAGATTTCTCAGTGTAATCCACCTCCCTGTTATGCTCATCAAACACCACATTTTCCAACACTGCCATTTACAATCAATTGAattgttttcatatatatattcatgacATACTAAAACCTAAATCATAGAAAAATAAGGactaaagaaaatgaagaacatACCGGTGCCAAACTTGATGGCATTCCAGATATCAGGCTCCTTCTCCCTTGAGAGGTCAATACACTTGGCATAGCAACCACCTTCAATATTCGACACACCATTCTCACTCCAACAGTGTTCATCATCTCCAATTAGATACCTATTGTGATCAGTGGACAGTGTTGTCTTTCCAGTTCCTAACATCAAAAGTATTGAAATGAACTCATCAATAAGAGTACAAACTCCATAAATACAAGAAAGGGCATACAAACAAACATATGTCAAAAGATGTACAATAAGTTGTTTAAGGACGAGTAAGAAGGCACGTATTACTTGCGCACGTTAGCACCAGATCATATCCCTGATCCGATGATACTATACCTGACAATCCAAAGAAGAGGGCAACATCTCCATCTTTTCCCATATTGCAGCCCGAATGTAGAGAGAGGATTTGACGTTTAGGCATGAGATAATGCATTACACTGAAAAGGCCCTTCTTCATTTCCCCGGCGTACTGTGTGCCGAGGATGACCATTTCCCTTCTAGCAAGATTAAGGTCTATGCTAGTAGAGGATGTCATGTAGTGAGTATATCGGTTACACGGGAACTGTCCAGCATTGTATATAGTGAAGTCCGGAGTACCGAAATTCTCCAGCTCTTCAGGAGTGGGTCGGATACACCTGCCACCCACCCAGTTATCCAATTGTACACTAAGCTATATTTCCATTGTACATTGTTTAACCACTTTCCTCCATCAATGAATGATAATAAAACTCAAGATAGGATAATGATATTAACATTATGTCAACGACAAGGAGACTTATCTGGCAGGGCTAAGACCTTTGAAAAAACAGCtgaaatttgttataatatGTTTCACTTACATGTTGTGCATGAACAAAGAATGGTATGCTCTGGCAGAAACAATTCTGACTTTGATTCTGTTCTGCGGATCCCAGTTCAAAAATTGATCATTCACAAAGACCTGcaaatttttcattcaacaCCCATTAtcaatcattaaaataaatagagCATGCTTCCATCTATCAATATAAATAGAATGTTATTTAGAATTAACTACGGTAACTAAATATGtactaatttaattatttttacatgtCTTAGTAAATGAATATGATATGATTTGTATGGCTGAATATGACAGACATAGATAGCGGACCTAAGCCAACCAGGAAAATCCCAATAGTTTAGGGCCATAAGCCAACTTGGCAAAGACGACAAGAAAGATTCCAAGCCCATATCACCATCAATAAATCTTCTACTAAAATGAAAGCTATACCGTTCTAggcttttcattttttttatttaatgttcaATAAACTTTTTACACAATTTTGAGAGGTGCTTATTTAAGACATCACATGTCACAAAAATTGAGCCacctttaaaagaaatttttaccttctattttatataattcattgTTTCTTCACTCTTCAAAAACAATTTAAGGAACATCTAGATTAGGAAATTCAAAACAGGGGGCTATTACATAAGTATTCAGACCATAGAGATCTGATGTATTTACCCTTATAAAATATACTTAGATAGGTGTTCTTAATTCTTCAGTAGCTtgccttatttttattttatattatcaaacaGAAAGAAATCATACATAAATCCTTAAATGTCCCTTAATTTGTATGACTAGCAGCAGTATGATTGAAAAGCATAATATAGATAGCAGATAATAAGTCGGTAGACTTACTTTGTCCAAGGAATTCAAATAATCAACAGCTCTTTCTCTGTTGACCAGGAACGTATGCTCATCCATCTCAATGTTAGGTGAACCCCTGTCCattcaaacaaacaaattacTTATTAAATCATTTTCACATTGGAAAGAATAataggttttttctttttaaatttctgtagtcacagattaaaataaaaactaagtgAGAATATACAAGCACTTACTTTCCCCACCAAAGGTCATCTTCAGTGGTTTCATCCCTGACAACACGCTTATCTCTTGGAGAGCGGCCAGTCTTGGCTCCAGAGAGGGTTGCCAATGCACCGCTTGAGGTGATGAACGACCCTTGCTCGTATTTGATGGCTTGCTCATATAACTCTGAAAACCCACAAAGTAAATTATTTATGGAGATAatgaattt from Mangifera indica cultivar Alphonso chromosome 16, CATAS_Mindica_2.1, whole genome shotgun sequence includes the following:
- the LOC123199121 gene encoding phosphoenolpyruvate carboxykinase (ATP) 1-like; this encodes MVNKPWLNSLPTEPFKYPTSGAFISHQLLSFLYLLQLHFDDRAHRLFFFDFSLVQFLFFLRPFVSPSHYLIEMAKSGSGEFSFGNGTARNGLPKIHTTSQRKQSEICHDDSTPPVRAQTIDELHSLQKKRSTPTTPIQGTQGAFTSLSEEERYKQQLQSISASLASLTRETGPKVVKGDPARKAETPKHSAVVHHYFTPTISVSDSSLKFTHILYNLSPAELYEQAIKYEQGSFITSSGALATLSGAKTGRSPRDKRVVRDETTEDDLWWGKGSPNIEMDEHTFLVNRERAVDYLNSLDKVFVNDQFLNWDPQNRIKVRIVSARAYHSLFMHNMCIRPTPEELENFGTPDFTIYNAGQFPCNRYTHYMTSSTSIDLNLARREMVILGTQYAGEMKKGLFSVMHYLMPKRQILSLHSGCNMGKDGDVALFFGLSGTGKTTLSTDHNRYLIGDDEHCWSENGVSNIEGGCYAKCIDLSREKEPDIWNAIKFGTVLENVVFDEHNREVDYTEKSVTENTRAAYPIEYIPNAKIPCVGPHPKNVILLACDAFGVLPPVSKLSLAQTMYHFISGYTALVAGTEDGIKEPTATFSACFGAAFIMLHPTKYAAMLAEKMQKHGATGWLVNTGWSGGSYGSGRRIKLPYTRKIIDAIHSGILLKANYKKTEVFGLEIPTEIEGVPSEILDPINTWADKKAYKDTLLKLGGLFKINFETFTNYKIGKDGKLTEEILAAGPNF